In one window of Bacteroidales bacterium DNA:
- a CDS encoding exo-alpha-sialidase yields the protein MSGVNRSIIAAFINPGAFKPYSFVFSIALLLLSFTASSQSIVSSFDSTVRYPHLQIERSMIYSPVHEYMYSHHPYITSFNGRFIATWSNGMKDEDDPGQRVSISYSDDFIHWTSPISLAEPGTDSNGIPEILTAAGFYTNQQGLVAYYGSYTKNRTSTRLYARTSTDGIIWGKTIDLNLPVIPNHAPALLKNGRLLICGNFTFPFSDDNSGLSGWTQSGFYPQELGNVSDNPWSFWKISKAIELPVSLCEGSFYQTEDNIIHMFLRSAGITFAGYLWLTESADNGISWSRPVATTFPDNDHKFHFGRLNDGRYYYVGCPVSFPRERRSPLVLSISTDGKLFDRHFIIADSPYSRRSEGRYKAGQYGYPSTFEKDGYLYIIVSRQKEGIEAMRVNLAECK from the coding sequence GCTTTCATTAATCCCGGGGCTTTCAAACCATATTCTTTTGTATTCTCCATTGCCCTGCTGCTGTTATCCTTTACCGCATCTTCACAAAGCATTGTCAGCAGCTTTGATTCCACTGTCAGATATCCACATCTTCAGATTGAGAGATCAATGATATATTCTCCTGTTCATGAATATATGTACTCTCATCATCCATATATCACCAGTTTCAATGGCCGTTTTATTGCTACCTGGTCTAATGGCATGAAAGATGAAGATGACCCGGGTCAAAGAGTGAGCATCAGTTATTCAGATGATTTTATTCATTGGACTTCTCCCATAAGCCTGGCTGAACCGGGGACAGACAGTAATGGTATTCCTGAAATTCTCACAGCTGCCGGCTTCTATACGAATCAACAAGGTCTGGTAGCTTACTATGGATCGTACACAAAAAACCGTACTTCTACTCGTCTTTATGCCAGGACATCAACAGATGGAATAATCTGGGGAAAAACCATAGATTTGAATCTTCCTGTTATTCCCAATCATGCTCCTGCATTATTAAAAAATGGCCGGTTGCTGATCTGTGGAAATTTTACATTTCCATTTTCTGATGATAATTCGGGATTAAGTGGTTGGACGCAATCAGGATTTTATCCACAGGAATTGGGAAACGTAAGTGATAATCCCTGGAGTTTCTGGAAGATTTCCAAAGCCATTGAGCTGCCAGTGAGTCTTTGCGAAGGATCCTTCTATCAAACAGAGGATAACATAATTCATATGTTTTTACGATCGGCAGGGATAACTTTTGCCGGTTATTTATGGTTGACAGAGAGTGCGGATAATGGAATTAGTTGGTCAAGACCTGTCGCCACAACTTTTCCCGATAATGACCATAAGTTTCATTTCGGTAGGTTAAATGATGGAAGATATTATTATGTTGGTTGCCCGGTTTCATTTCCAAGGGAGAGAAGAAGCCCGTTGGTCCTGTCCATTTCAACTGATGGGAAGTTATTCGATCGTCACTTTATTATAGCCGATTCACCTTACTCCAGGCGTTCAGAAGGGCGATATAAAGCCGGGCAATATGGTTATCCATCTACTTTTGAAAAGGATGGATACCTTTATATTATCGTTTCAAGACAAAAGGAGGGAATAGAGGCTATGCGTGTGAACCTCGCTGAATGCAAATGA
- a CDS encoding TonB-dependent receptor — MTNQQGLAVLKRIQAGKYTLKISFMGYKTLESEVKVTSGIEKFKFVLQPDALNLKEVAVVARKPVIRQEDDKMIIDPESLATTTSNTLEVLESTPGLYVDPDGGIYLSSTTAATIYINGREQKMSSQDIATILRSLPPNSVERIEIMRTPSTKYDASSSGGIINVVLKKGVKLGRSGSVNAGMNQGQVGNRYAGFSINFSNDKTSNYVNANYNRNQQFDEMNSTRFIGIDTTLLQASEVSSSNHQVYLGFGSNYQLNERTNYYFDGRINATKRESESSNLNTTSATDFGKLLESNNLIQTDALQLNIQQDLGMSTKFDTLGSMLDLKLSYSYNSSGNDQRYSTIYNFPVNYSSYGNGTNDQSRHFVVFQSDLTYHLPLKIKLESGLKSSWQSHESEAEYFLNLNELSVPDPKRTNRFSYTESINSIYIQGSRKLFGELQLKTGLRMEHTYMNGNQQIPSDTSFLINRADWFPYVYLSRPLFKIMGADLTGYIIYRKTINRPGYQELNPYSRFVDQYLSEAGNPALKPQFTNNYELNISFEDMPVFAIGRNVTTDIFSSVMYHDEEEGEHLVRTYDNLGKSTETYFRGMIGIPPGGKYFFAMGAQYNYNEYEGFYENAPMNFKRGSWRFFTFHSFTILPNTKITANGFMMTNGQWNFYEMKNFGQLNLGITQTFFDKKLSITLNARDILKTMVTEFEFNQGTIRSIGDRYTDNRRVGFNIRYNFGIPKKDEKRNIPGFEEQETQ; from the coding sequence GTGACAAATCAGCAAGGCCTGGCGGTTTTAAAGCGGATTCAGGCCGGGAAATACACCCTGAAGATTTCCTTTATGGGTTATAAGACACTGGAATCCGAAGTTAAGGTAACCTCTGGCATTGAGAAATTCAAATTCGTTCTTCAACCGGATGCCCTTAATCTTAAAGAAGTTGCTGTAGTAGCCCGCAAACCTGTAATTCGCCAGGAAGATGATAAAATGATTATTGATCCTGAATCACTGGCCACCACTACAAGCAATACCCTGGAAGTACTTGAAAGCACACCCGGGCTGTATGTTGATCCTGATGGCGGTATTTACCTGTCAAGTACTACAGCAGCCACCATTTATATTAATGGCAGGGAGCAAAAAATGAGCTCCCAGGATATTGCTACCATCCTCCGCAGTCTTCCCCCTAATAGCGTGGAACGGATCGAAATCATGCGAACTCCCTCCACCAAATATGATGCATCCAGTTCAGGTGGAATCATTAATGTAGTGCTTAAAAAAGGGGTGAAACTTGGCAGATCCGGGTCAGTGAATGCGGGAATGAACCAGGGGCAGGTAGGAAACCGCTATGCAGGCTTCAGTATTAACTTCAGCAACGACAAGACCAGCAATTATGTTAATGCCAATTATAACCGGAATCAACAATTTGATGAAATGAACAGTACCAGGTTCATTGGAATTGATACAACACTTTTGCAGGCTTCCGAAGTATCCAGTAGCAATCACCAGGTATACCTTGGCTTTGGAAGCAATTACCAGTTAAATGAAAGAACTAATTATTATTTCGATGGCAGGATCAATGCTACTAAAAGAGAGTCAGAGTCATCAAATCTGAACACTACCTCTGCTACCGACTTTGGTAAACTGCTGGAAAGCAATAACCTGATTCAGACAGATGCACTTCAACTGAATATTCAGCAGGACCTGGGAATGAGTACGAAATTCGATACCCTGGGATCAATGCTTGACCTTAAACTTAGCTATAGTTATAATTCCTCAGGGAATGATCAGCGTTACAGCACTATTTATAACTTCCCGGTCAACTACAGCAGTTATGGGAATGGCACCAATGACCAAAGCCGTCATTTCGTTGTATTTCAGTCGGACCTCACCTATCATCTGCCCCTAAAAATTAAGCTCGAAAGTGGGTTGAAAAGTTCATGGCAATCCCATGAAAGTGAAGCTGAATATTTTTTGAATCTCAATGAATTGAGCGTTCCAGACCCAAAACGTACAAACCGTTTCAGTTATACCGAAAGTATCAACTCGATATATATCCAGGGATCCCGGAAACTATTCGGTGAATTGCAACTAAAAACAGGTCTTCGAATGGAGCATACCTATATGAATGGGAATCAGCAAATCCCTTCAGATACCAGTTTTTTGATCAACCGGGCAGATTGGTTCCCCTATGTTTACCTGAGCAGACCACTGTTTAAAATTATGGGAGCCGATCTAACCGGGTACATCATCTACAGGAAAACGATCAACCGGCCTGGCTACCAGGAGTTAAACCCCTATTCGCGCTTTGTTGACCAATACTTGTCGGAAGCAGGAAATCCCGCCCTCAAGCCGCAGTTTACCAATAATTATGAGCTCAATATAAGCTTTGAGGATATGCCTGTTTTCGCTATTGGGAGAAACGTGACAACAGATATCTTTTCGTCAGTAATGTATCATGATGAGGAGGAAGGGGAACACCTGGTGAGGACCTATGATAACCTAGGTAAAAGTACAGAAACCTATTTTCGCGGTATGATTGGTATCCCTCCCGGAGGGAAGTATTTCTTTGCCATGGGCGCCCAGTATAATTATAATGAATATGAAGGATTCTATGAAAATGCTCCCATGAACTTCAAACGGGGAAGCTGGCGTTTCTTCACATTTCATTCCTTTACCATTTTACCCAATACCAAGATCACCGCTAATGGTTTCATGATGACCAACGGACAATGGAACTTCTATGAAATGAAGAATTTCGGGCAACTGAATCTCGGAATCACTCAAACTTTCTTCGATAAGAAGCTGTCAATAACCCTAAATGCCAGGGACATTCTAAAGACTATGGTAACTGAATTCGAATTTAACCAGGGAACGATCCGCAGTATTGGTGATCGTTATACGGATAACCGAAGGGTCGGCTTCAACATTCGATATAACTTTGGAATCCCAAAGAAGGATGAAAAAAGAAATATTCCCGGATTTGAAGAGCAGGAAACACAATAA